ACCGCACCGCTCATCGTCGCGTTCCTCGCGCTGTGGCCACTCCCAGCAGTGCGGCCATCGCGATCACGCCCTTCGTTGTGTTCATCTGAGCCAGTTTGGAACTCCATCATGTGGCCTTCCTGATCTGCGGCGAGGGAGGGTGACGCGCCGTTCTCACTCGGCAGGAAGTGCCGCCTGCTTACGAGCAGGGGCAGGTGCTTCGACGCGGTGAGGCAGCCGCCATCCTTTGACGATCGCGTAGATCGCAGGGATGACGAGGAGGGTGAGGAGGGTGGACGAGACCATCCCTCCCACCATGGGGACGGCGATGCGCCGCATGACCTCCGAACCGGTGCCGGTGCTCCACAGGATAGGCAACAGCCCCGCCATGATCGCCACGACCGTCATCATCTTCGGCCGCACCCGCTCCACGGCGCCGTGCATGATGGCCCGGCGCAGGTCGGCGCGGCTGAGCGGTACCCCTTCGAGCAATCGCTGCTGCCTGATCTCGGCAAGCGCGTGGTCGAGGTAGATCAGCATGACCACACCGGTCTCCGCCGCGACACCAGCAAGCGCGATGAAGCCGACGGCGACAGCGACACTCATGTTGTAGCCCAACAGCCACATCAGCCACGCGCCACCGACGAGTGCAAAGGGCACGGAAAGCATCACAATAAACGTCTCCGTCAGCCGTCCGAAGTTGAGGAACAGCAGTACCATGATCACCACCAGTGTCGCCGGAACCACGATCTTCAGCTTGGCTTCGGCGCGCTGGAGGTACTCGAACTGGCCGCTCCATTCGATGTGATAGCCCGCCGGCATCTTCACCTGCTCGGCCACCTTGCGCGACGCCTCGGCGACGTAGCCGCCAAGATCGCGCCCTTGGAGGTCGACATAGATGTAGGCGACGGGCTGCGCGTTCTCCGTGCGGATGCTCGGCGGACCTGTGGTGACGTGGATGCTGGCGACTTGGCCAAGCGGGACCATGGCGCCCCCCATCGTCGGGACCAGGACTTGGTTCGCGATGGCCCTGGGGTCGTCGCGCAGGCCGCGCGGGTAGCGCACGTTCACGCCGTAGCGCTCGCGGCCCTCGACTGTCGTGGTGACCGTCTCGCCGCCGAGGGCGGTCGCCACCACCTTCTGCACGTCTTCCACCGACAGGCCGTAGCGGGCAGCGGCCTGTCGGTCCGGTTCGATCTCGACGTAGTGCCCACCCTCCAGCCGCTCAGCGAAGGCGCTCGTAGTGCCGGGCACGTCATGAACGACATGTTCGACCTCCGTCGCCAGACGCTCCAGCTCATGCAGGTCCGGGCCGAACACCTTCACGCCGACCGGGGTGCGGATGCCGGTCGAGAGCATGTCGATGCGCGCCTTGATCGGCATGGTCCAGGCGTTGCTGACACCGGGGAACTGCAAGGCCGCGTTCATCTTGGCGATGAGCTGGTCGAGCGTCTTGCCCGCTGGCCACTCGCTCGGGGGTTTCAGGTTGACGACCGTCTCGCTCATTTCGACCGGTGCCGGATCTGTCGCCGTCATCGCGCGGCCTGCCTTGCCGAACACGGACTCGACCTCGGGAAACGACTTGATGATACGATCCTGAGTTTGCAGGAGCTCGGCGGCCTTGGTGACGGACAGACCCGGTAGGGTCACCGGCATGAACAGCAGCGTCCCCTCGTTGAGGCTCGGCATGAACTCGCTGCCGAGCTGCAAGGCGGGCCACACCGTGGCACCCAGGATAGCGATGGCGGCGACCACGGTGAGTGCCGGAATACGGAGGACGAGGCGGATCACCGGGCGGTAGAGCCAGATCAGCGCCCTGTTGATGGGGTTTTTCGCCTCGGGAATGATGTGTCCGCGCACGAAGAACAGCATCAACACCGGCACGAGCGTGATTGAAAGGAGAGCGCCGCCGGCCATTGCGAAGGTCTTGGTGTAGGCGAGCGGCTTGAACAGCCGCCCCTCCTGGTCCTCGAGCGCGAACACCGGCAGGAACGCAGCGACGATCACCAGCAGGCTGAAGAATAGCGAGGGACCGACTTCCTTGGCGGCGGCGATCAGCGCCGGGCCGCGCGGTTCACCGGGCTTGAGTCGCTCGACGTGCTTGTGGGCATTCTCGATCATGACGATCGCCGCGTCCACCATCGCGCCGAGAGCAATGGCGATACCGCCCAAGCTCATGATGTTGGAGCCGATGCCGAGCGCGTACATTCCTATGAAGGCCATCAATATGCCGATCGGCAGCGTCAGGATCGCCACCAACGCGCTGCGGAAATGCAGCAGGAAGATCACGCACACGGCGGCGACGATCAGGCTTTCCTCCACAAGCGTGTGCTTGAGCGTGTGGATGGCGCCGTCGATGAGTTGAGAGCGGTCGTAGACGGGCGCGATCGAGACGCCCTGTGGCAGGCCCGGCTTTATCTCCGCCAGCTTGGCCTTGATGTTGTTGATGGTCGTCAACGCATCCGCGCCGTCCCGCTTCAAGGCGATACCGCCGACCACCTCGCCGGTGCCGTTCATCTCGGCGATGCCGCGCCGCTCGTCCGGGCCGAGCTCGATCCGCGCCACGTCCTTCAGCAGCACGGGCGTGCCGGAGCCGCTCGGATCGGCCTTTAGCACGACGTTACCGAGGTCCTTCATGTTGCGCAGATAGCCCCGACCGCGGACCATGTACTCGGTCTCGCTCATCTCGATCGTGCGGCCGCCTACGTCGTTGTTGCTCGCCCGGATCGCGTCCGACACGCGGTCGAGAGGAATGCCGAACGCTTGCAGCTTTCTTGGATCGACGACGACCTGATATTGCTTTTCGAAGCCGCCGACGCTGGCGACCTCAGACACGCCTTTCGCCGTCACGAGATCATAGCGTACGATCCAGTCCTGAATGCTGCGCAACTCGGCCAAAGTGCGCTGCGCCCCGAGGACGACGTACTCGTATACCCAGCCAACACCGCTCGCATCCGGCCCGAGCGCGGGTGTCACGCCCGCTGGCAGGCGCTTGGCAGCGAAGTTCAGGTATTCCAGGACACGCGAGCGCGCCCAGTACAGGTCGGTGCCGTCGTCAAACACGACGTAGACGAACGAAAGTCCGAAGTCGGAGAACCCGCGCACGACTTTGGCATGCGGTACCGCCAACAGTGCCGTGGTCAGAGGATAGGTGACCTGATCCTCGACCACCTGCGGCGCCTGGCCCGGGTACTCGGTATAGACGATGACCTGAGTGTCCGAGAGATCAGGGAGAGCGTCGAGCGGCGTGTTGGCGATCGACCACACGCCAATACCAACCACAAAAAAAGTCGCGAGCAGCACCAAAATCTTATTGATCGCACAAAGGTCGATGAGGCGGCCGATCATGGGGTGGCTCCCTGCTGAGTGGGCTTCGTCTTGTCGCCGTCCGCAAAACCCTGCAGCGCGGCCCGCAGGTTGCTCTCAGCGTCGATCAGGAAGTTGGCGCCGACCACGACGCGATCGCCCGGCTTGATGCCGCCGAGAACCTGCACCCAGTCGTCGCCGTGTACGCCGAGCTGCACCGGCCTCGGCTCAAACCGACCTTCACCGCGCGCAACCAGCACGATTTGCCTCGTGCCACTGTCGAGAACGGCGGAGTTGGGCACCGACAGCACCGGTTCGCCCGCCGCTGCCGCGTCAATCTGCACGTTTGCGAACATCGCGGCGCGCAGCGCGCCGTCGGGATTGGGGAGCACGATGCGCACGCGGGCCGTGCGGGTCTCGGCAGACAACGTCGGATAGATAAAATCGACGCGACCCTCGAAGGTTCGGCCTGGGAACGCGACGAAGGTTGCGCGCGCACCCTCTCCGGGTACGATCGCACCCAAATCCTGCTCCTGTACTTGCGCGATCAGCCACAGGTTCGACAGGTCGGCGGTCTTGTAGAGCGCTTCCCCGGCGTCCACCCGCATGCCTTGCTGAACGGGCTTATCGATGACGACGCCGTCGGCCTGGGCCATGACGGCGATACGCCGGGCTGGCCGACCAGACCGGCGCAAGCGTGCAATTTCATCGTCCGGAATGTCGAGGGCACGCAGGCGCTGGACGGACGCTGCGCCCACGGCGCCCCCCATACGGGCAGCAACGAGATACTCGTCCTCGGACGCGACCATCTCGGGCGAATAGATCTCGGCCAGGACCTGGCCGCGCTTGACCGGATCACCGGTCGCAGCCACGGCGAGGTGCTCAAGCCAGCCCGGCACGCGCGTCGTGACCGTCACCAGGTGCCGCTCGTCGAACTGCAGGATTCCAGTCGCGCGAACGCTGCGTGCGCTGGCCGGTCGCATCTCGGCCGCTTCAGTGCGCACGCCGAGGGTTTGCAAGCGGCCGGGTGTGATCCGGACAGTACCGGGTGGGTCGTCCTGGGTATCCTCGTCGGCATAGACGGGCAAGTAGTCCATGCCCATCGAGTCCTTCTTGGGCTTGGGCGAGGTGTCCGGCAGCCCCATGGGATTGCGATAGTAAAGAACGCGGTGATCCCGGCCGCCGGCCGGTTTTGCGGGTGCTGCCGGTTCGGCCGCCGCCTGCGGAGCCGGGCCATCCTCGAACACCGGTTTGTAGTCCCGCCCGTCTGCCGTCCTCTTGGGGCCGTCAGCGTAGAACGGCTTACCGTCAGGGTCCTGGTAGAACAGCGGTTGGCGGGGGGTATCATCAGCGCGAGCAAAGCCGACAATGGCCAAGCCGATCAGTGTCAACGCCAGAAACAAATGCCGCATCACAGGTCCCCACCGATCAGGCGTTCAATCGCGGCCAGCTCGACCTGCTCGTCGAGTTGCGTCTGGAGGAGCCGAAGCTCGACGTCGTGCATCTGGTGCTCGGCGGTGATGGCGGCGGTCAGCTCGCCTCTGCCCTGGCTGTAGTTGGCCAGAACTGTCTGGAAGGCAGCCCGCGCCTGCGGCATCGCCTCTTTGCGCAATAGCGCCTCCGTCGAGCGGGCTGCCCGCAGCTTGGCGACGGCCTCGCCCAGGGCGCCCTCGATCTCCAGCCGATCTGCATCGTAGCGTTGCTGCGTCGCGCCAAGCTGCGCCGCTGCCTCCCGCTGCCCGGCTGCTTCACGTCCCCAAGGGAGCGGGATGTTAAGCCCAACCGTTGCCGCGAAACCGACCGGCTGGTTGTTGGTTTGGATCAGAGGCCCCGCGCCGATCGTCACGTCCGGATACCAGGCTTTGTCCGCGAGGGTACTGCGGGTGCGAGCCGCTTGGATCGCCGCGTTGCTTGCCGACAAGGTGGGGTTGGCCGCGCGGGCGCGATCGATCAGGGCTGCCAGAACAGGCTCCGAAGCGGGAAGGGGCTTGAGACGCTGCGGCTCAGCGAGCGGTGCATCCGCGGATCGTCCGACCAGAGTGTTCAGTCGCGCACGGGCTGCACTCTTCACGCCCTCCAGCCTCACGGCCTCGATCTTCGCCGTCGTCTCCTCGCCGAGCGCCTGGATGACGGCAACTTGGTCGCCGCCACCCTGACCGTAGCGTGCGGAGGCTGCAGCACGCATACGTCGCCCGAGCCCCGCGATTTCCTGATTTACTGCGATGTCGCGACTGGTCAGGTAGTACTGCGCGTAGGCGACCTTGATCTTTTCGTCGAGTTCGTCCTGCGCGGCCCGCTCCCGGCCGCGGCTCGCATCGACATCGGCCATGGCTGCCTGCCGGCGCAGGCTGCGCTTGCCCCATAGTGGGAAGGCCTGGGTCAGCATCACGGTGTGCGCGCTGAAGACTCCGGGGTCCTTGTAGTAGGTATAGCTGTCGGTGATGGTCGGGTCGTCGAGCGCGTCGGCCCCCCCGGCCTTGGCGGCGGCGGCCTCCGTGTCGAGGGCCGCAGCCCGCAGTCCAGGGCTGAGGTGGCGCCCCGCACTCAGCAATCCGTCAACGGTCGTGCCTAACAGAGCGTCTGCCGACTGGGCGTGGGCGGGTGCATAGGCAAGCAGGCCAGCCACCAGCGTTACGCCTGCGCCGAGCCGCCAACAGGCCGACATGCGCGGCCGACGAACGACAGAATGAGTCACAGCCTCGTTCCACTTTGTGAGTTCAGCACAACGCCATCGGCGGGGAGGCAGGCCTGACCGAGGCTGGTAATTTCGTCCGCAGACTCGACACCATTCGCCGCAGCGCGCATGGCGATCTGGAGGGATGGCCACACCCAATCCATCGCCGCTCTGATCACCTGTTCCATTCGCACTCGGTCCTCGTCGGCGAGTGCGCCGTCATGCTGCAGGTTCGGCAGCGTCAGCCGTGACAACATGAGGCTCAGTCCCTTCGCGATCTCAATGTGTCTGTCGGTCAGCATCACTTGAATGGACGCCTTGATAGGCTCAGAACATGTCGTCTCGCTTTCGATGCTTACTTCGACAATCACCCGATATCCGGTCTTCGCAATGCTGAAGCCAAGCGGAGCGTGATTGCCCGTCCAGCCACTTTGCTCAGCCCAATGACCGATTTCAGACAAGGTGAAGTTCATCGCCACGTCGACCGGTTCGTGCAGAGCTTCGATGGAGAATGCTGCCCTGGCTGGCACGGAGGGGGCGGTTGCGTTCAGCCAAAGGCTCGAAGCCGGCTCGCTCGCCGGGGCACCCAGCAGAGCGTCGGCTGGTTGGGCAAGCGCCGGGACACAGGCAACCAGGCTGCCCGCCAGCATCCCCGCGCCGCACTGCATCCGCTGGGCGCGCACGTCACTTCACCAGATCGGCGTTGACGGTACCCCGAACGGTCTCCGGCTCGCCTTGCACTTTTGCCGCCAAGTGCAGCGCCCAGGTACCGGCCATTCCCGGTTCCACCTCGAAGCTGTACACGCCGTTCTTTGCGGGCATCGCCTTTACCGGAGCGGGCATCGTTGGCATGCCGGCCGGCCCCATGTCGGCCTTACTCTCGAAAATTACGGCATCCGGCACCGGCTTGCCGTCGGCGACATGCACGAGTCGTACTCGAACTATATTCTTGCCGGCCGACACGGTTGGTTTTCCAGCCAATTCGAAGCGATAGTCGTTGGCCGCCGCGTGAGCCACGGAGATACTGATTAGACTTGCTGTCAACAGAACGCCGGCAGCAAGCACGCGGTTAGGAAAACCAGGAGTCTTGGCTGTCATTGCCCATTTCCTTGATTTGACGGTGAAGAAGAAGCGACGAGAAGGTGCCACGACCGCCGACCGCCCACACGGGAGGCGATCGTGGCATCCATTATTTCGCCAAAGCGACGGTTAGGACCTGACGGACCGATTCCGGGTGGTCGGTCATGTGTGCGTCGAGCGTCACAGCCCATCGGCCCGCCATCAGCGGGTGGACTTCTACGCGGTACGTGCCGGGATCGCTGTACGGCCGGACGTAAGAGCGAGCCGTCATCTCGCCCATCCCGTCGGGCGACATGTCGACTCGCAACAGAGCGACCTGGGCATTGGTGATGGGCGCGCCGTCACTGGCCCAAACAAGGCGCACGAAAAATATGCTTTCGCTGTCGGCCTGATGCATCTTGCCAATGTCGCCGTTCTGCCTCGGCTGTCCGATTAGCTCGAACCGGAAACCTGGAGGCGCGTCGAGTGCGACGCGAGGCCCATTGCCGTCTCCCAGAGCAGGCTGGCCAGCAAAATCCTGGTAGTCCTGCGACCCCGACGCGTGGGCCGCCATATTCGAGCGGGTTTGGGCGCTTGCTCCGCCAAACTTCGGGTAGGCTTCCGAACCGGCGATCCCGGTGCTCAGTGTCGAGTACATCGACCTTGTAGGCCCGGCGACAGGCTGCTCGTTGTCCGCAAAGGCGGCGCTGGTGGACGCGACAGCCATCACCGTCACGGCGACGCCGAGGATCTTGTTCATCATGTTGGGCTCACTTCCCTGAGCCGTCCCGTCGCGTGCGCGCGACTGAGAAGAGACGGATGCGTTGACTGACCAGATAGGGGTCGCTGCCAGGAGCCCAGCCGCAATAGACCTGCGGGGCCAGATTCAGCTGGACAGAAATTCCCCTCGGCGCGCGCTAAATGCGCGCCGGGTGGTTCACACTGCTAAGGGAGGAGAAAGTTCGGGCTCGTATGTCAGCCCGGAACGGACGAATGCGCTCACACGGTATTTCACGACCGTGAAAACAGCAGATCCGACACTCAGATCGGCACGCTCTGGCAAGGCCGCTTGGTGCAAGCAGATCATCTTCTTTACGCCATCCGGCGTGATCGTGTTGCAGGGCATCCTACTCTTGCCCGTGCTGTCAGCCCTATGCATCGCCACCATCATCCCGCACGGGGCGCCAACTGCTTGGCTTTGCTCTGCCGCCATGACCATCTGACCCGCCGCTGCCGGCGTGACAAACGCCATCGCGCCGGCCGACAAGCCGAGAACGATAAGAGCGATGATCAAGCGGCGAAGGGTGACAAGCAATGGCATCTTACCCCAAACCTAGACTGACGCCGCCAAACTTACAAGAGAGGTGGCCGGCTTCGTCGCAACAGCGTTTCGCCTTCGATAAGTGGAGCATCTGCCGGTTAGAGCGTCCTCAGGCTGATTGGAAATGGCCGGAGTTTCGAAGGTAGTTGGCGCACTCGGCTGGTGTGATGGCGTCAGCGATCTTGCCGAGCGCGGCGATGCCCAGCACGAGCAGAAACAAGAGCAGAAGGCCGACCCGCATCATCGGCCAGCCATCATCCCGCCGCCCATGATGCCGGCGTTCATCATGGCTACAACCCCGTCCCGCCATGTCCTTCATGCAGGCAATGCGCGTGCGACTGGTCGGCCAGCACTTCGATGACGCGGCATTCCGCCACGCGCCCCCCTCCACACACGGCGACCATGCGCGCGAGTTCCGCCTCCAGCGTTTGCAGGCGGGCGATGCGGCTGCGCACCGCGGCCAAGTGCTGGCTGGCGATCGCATCTACCTGATCGCAGGGCCGTTCCGGGTCGTCAGCGAGCCGCAGCAGCGCCCGCACATCCTCCAGCGGAAAGCCCAGTTCGCGCGCGTGGCGGATGAACGCGAGGCGGTCGAGATGGGTCCGGGTATAGACGCGATGGCCGCCTGCGGTCCGCACGGGTGCGGGCATGATCCCGTCACGCTCGTACCAGCGGATCGTCTCGACCTTCGTGCCGGTCTGCCGGGCCAGATCGCCGATCGCATACATCGCACCGCTCATCGTCTCGTTTCTCGCGCGGGAGCCGCTGCCGGCCGCGTCGGGCCGCCAATCCCGGCGGGCAAGAAAGCGGCGAAAGGGGCTTGAACCTATAGTCACTATAGGTCCCATCTTGGCTGCAGCAAGTGGGTGAGGCCGGAGCATGTCGGAATTGGTGGAGCGGGAAGGTGCGGGGGAAACCCGGTCATGGCGGGTCAGCGGCATGGATTGCCCGTCCTGCGTTGCCAAGATCGAGAGGGCCGTCTCCCGCGTTGCCGGGGTGCGGGACGTTTCGGTCAACCTGATGGCCGAAACCCTCACCGCCCGTCTCGGAACCGGCGGCGACCCGGCCATTGTCGCCCGCACGGTCGCGGCGCTCGGCTACGAGA
This portion of the Acidibrevibacterium fodinaquatile genome encodes:
- a CDS encoding efflux RND transporter periplasmic adaptor subunit, translated to MRHLFLALTLIGLAIVGFARADDTPRQPLFYQDPDGKPFYADGPKRTADGRDYKPVFEDGPAPQAAAEPAAPAKPAGGRDHRVLYYRNPMGLPDTSPKPKKDSMGMDYLPVYADEDTQDDPPGTVRITPGRLQTLGVRTEAAEMRPASARSVRATGILQFDERHLVTVTTRVPGWLEHLAVAATGDPVKRGQVLAEIYSPEMVASEDEYLVAARMGGAVGAASVQRLRALDIPDDEIARLRRSGRPARRIAVMAQADGVVIDKPVQQGMRVDAGEALYKTADLSNLWLIAQVQEQDLGAIVPGEGARATFVAFPGRTFEGRVDFIYPTLSAETRTARVRIVLPNPDGALRAAMFANVQIDAAAAGEPVLSVPNSAVLDSGTRQIVLVARGEGRFEPRPVQLGVHGDDWVQVLGGIKPGDRVVVGANFLIDAESNLRAALQGFADGDKTKPTQQGATP
- a CDS encoding MerR family transcriptional regulator, producing the protein MSGAMYAIGDLARQTGTKVETIRWYERDGIMPAPVRTAGGHRVYTRTHLDRLAFIRHARELGFPLEDVRALLRLADDPERPCDQVDAIASQHLAAVRSRIARLQTLEAELARMVAVCGGGRVAECRVIEVLADQSHAHCLHEGHGGTGL
- a CDS encoding FixH family protein, with the translated sequence MTAKTPGFPNRVLAAGVLLTASLISISVAHAAANDYRFELAGKPTVSAGKNIVRVRLVHVADGKPVPDAVIFESKADMGPAGMPTMPAPVKAMPAKNGVYSFEVEPGMAGTWALHLAAKVQGEPETVRGTVNADLVK
- a CDS encoding TolC family protein, which codes for MAGLLAYAPAHAQSADALLGTTVDGLLSAGRHLSPGLRAAALDTEAAAAKAGGADALDDPTITDSYTYYKDPGVFSAHTVMLTQAFPLWGKRSLRRQAAMADVDASRGRERAAQDELDEKIKVAYAQYYLTSRDIAVNQEIAGLGRRMRAAASARYGQGGGDQVAVIQALGEETTAKIEAVRLEGVKSAARARLNTLVGRSADAPLAEPQRLKPLPASEPVLAALIDRARAANPTLSASNAAIQAARTRSTLADKAWYPDVTIGAGPLIQTNNQPVGFAATVGLNIPLPWGREAAGQREAAAQLGATQQRYDADRLEIEGALGEAVAKLRAARSTEALLRKEAMPQARAAFQTVLANYSQGRGELTAAITAEHQMHDVELRLLQTQLDEQVELAAIERLIGGDL
- a CDS encoding FixH family protein, with protein sequence MMNKILGVAVTVMAVASTSAAFADNEQPVAGPTRSMYSTLSTGIAGSEAYPKFGGASAQTRSNMAAHASGSQDYQDFAGQPALGDGNGPRVALDAPPGFRFELIGQPRQNGDIGKMHQADSESIFFVRLVWASDGAPITNAQVALLRVDMSPDGMGEMTARSYVRPYSDPGTYRVEVHPLMAGRWAVTLDAHMTDHPESVRQVLTVALAK
- a CDS encoding efflux RND transporter permease subunit, whose translation is MIGRLIDLCAINKILVLLATFFVVGIGVWSIANTPLDALPDLSDTQVIVYTEYPGQAPQVVEDQVTYPLTTALLAVPHAKVVRGFSDFGLSFVYVVFDDGTDLYWARSRVLEYLNFAAKRLPAGVTPALGPDASGVGWVYEYVVLGAQRTLAELRSIQDWIVRYDLVTAKGVSEVASVGGFEKQYQVVVDPRKLQAFGIPLDRVSDAIRASNNDVGGRTIEMSETEYMVRGRGYLRNMKDLGNVVLKADPSGSGTPVLLKDVARIELGPDERRGIAEMNGTGEVVGGIALKRDGADALTTINNIKAKLAEIKPGLPQGVSIAPVYDRSQLIDGAIHTLKHTLVEESLIVAAVCVIFLLHFRSALVAILTLPIGILMAFIGMYALGIGSNIMSLGGIAIALGAMVDAAIVMIENAHKHVERLKPGEPRGPALIAAAKEVGPSLFFSLLVIVAAFLPVFALEDQEGRLFKPLAYTKTFAMAGGALLSITLVPVLMLFFVRGHIIPEAKNPINRALIWLYRPVIRLVLRIPALTVVAAIAILGATVWPALQLGSEFMPSLNEGTLLFMPVTLPGLSVTKAAELLQTQDRIIKSFPEVESVFGKAGRAMTATDPAPVEMSETVVNLKPPSEWPAGKTLDQLIAKMNAALQFPGVSNAWTMPIKARIDMLSTGIRTPVGVKVFGPDLHELERLATEVEHVVHDVPGTTSAFAERLEGGHYVEIEPDRQAAARYGLSVEDVQKVVATALGGETVTTTVEGRERYGVNVRYPRGLRDDPRAIANQVLVPTMGGAMVPLGQVASIHVTTGPPSIRTENAQPVAYIYVDLQGRDLGGYVAEASRKVAEQVKMPAGYHIEWSGQFEYLQRAEAKLKIVVPATLVVIMVLLFLNFGRLTETFIVMLSVPFALVGGAWLMWLLGYNMSVAVAVGFIALAGVAAETGVVMLIYLDHALAEIRQQRLLEGVPLSRADLRRAIMHGAVERVRPKMMTVVAIMAGLLPILWSTGTGSEVMRRIAVPMVGGMVSSTLLTLLVIPAIYAIVKGWRLPHRVEAPAPARKQAALPAE